One Bradyrhizobium sp. ISRA464 genomic window carries:
- a CDS encoding alpha-E domain-containing protein produces MLSRTAENLFWLARYVERAEYLARTIDATLRVTALPAAYIGKTNEWDSALLTAGVGASFYDHYQEANEQNVVEYLSFSPENPSSIKNCIEAARLNSRSVRTALTSEMWDTINSAWIELQAVWSKGPANREELAKFLRFVQETSLRFDGSAYRTMLRNDAYWFSRLGVHLERADNTARILDVKYHVLLPEEEHVGGPLDYYQWTSILRSVSALTAYHWVYRETLKPWLIADLLILNDTLPRSLASCYSNLVRNLDQIGVAYGRQGAAQRHARGIRNRLEHSHMDDIFQHGVHEFIQEFIADNSRLGEIVTKQYLI; encoded by the coding sequence ATGCTGTCGCGCACCGCCGAAAACCTGTTCTGGTTGGCCCGCTATGTCGAACGCGCCGAATATCTCGCGCGCACGATCGATGCGACGCTGCGCGTCACCGCCCTGCCCGCAGCCTATATCGGCAAGACCAATGAATGGGACTCCGCGCTGCTCACCGCCGGCGTCGGTGCGAGCTTCTATGATCACTACCAGGAAGCCAACGAGCAGAACGTCGTCGAGTATCTTTCCTTCTCGCCGGAAAACCCGTCCTCAATCAAGAACTGCATCGAGGCGGCCCGGCTCAACTCCCGCTCCGTGCGCACTGCGCTGACGTCGGAGATGTGGGACACCATCAACTCGGCCTGGATCGAGCTGCAGGCGGTCTGGAGCAAGGGCCCCGCCAATCGCGAGGAACTGGCCAAATTCCTGCGCTTTGTGCAGGAGACCTCGCTGCGCTTCGACGGCTCGGCCTACCGCACCATGCTGCGAAACGACGCCTACTGGTTCTCGCGGCTCGGGGTGCATCTCGAGCGCGCCGACAACACCGCGCGCATTCTCGACGTGAAATACCATGTGCTGCTGCCCGAGGAGGAGCATGTCGGCGGCCCCTTGGATTATTACCAGTGGACCTCGATCCTGCGCTCGGTCTCGGCGCTGACGGCCTATCACTGGGTCTACCGCGAAACCCTCAAACCCTGGCTGATCGCCGATCTCCTGATCCTCAATGACACGCTGCCGCGGTCGCTGGCCAGTTGCTACAGCAATCTGGTGCGCAATCTGGACCAGATCGGCGTTGCCTATGGCCGCCAGGGCGCCGCCCAGCGCCACGCTCGCGGCATCAGAAACCGGCTTGAACACAGCCATATGGACGATATCTTCCAGCACGGCGTGCACGAGTTCATCCAGGAGTTCATCGCGGATAACTCGCGGCTGGGTGAGATCGTCACCAAGCAGTATTTGATCTAG
- a CDS encoding circularly permuted type 2 ATP-grasp protein, giving the protein MAVAFDEMNGLGEDIRPAYQELSRWLKETPPDALEYRRQEAELLFRRIGITFAVYGDAEAQERLIPFDVIPRIMSANEWTLLEKGLKQRVLALNMFLRDIYHGRDILRANVVPEDLIFQNPVFRPEMNGQDVPHDVYVHIAGIDIIRTDPENFIVLEDNARTPSGVSYMLENREIMMRLFPDLFARHRVAPVERYPDELLSALRSVAPHSASAEPTVALMTPGVYNSAYYEHSFLADKLGIELVEGRDLIVKNDEVFMRTTEGLKRVDVIYRRVDDDFLDPLTFRPDSALGVPGLMSAYAAGNITLANAVGTGIADDKAIYSYMPDIVKFYLSEEPILKNVQTWRCREPQDLSYVLDNLADLVVKEVHGSGGYGMLIGPAATKATIEAFRDKLKREPEGFIAQPTLALSTCPTCTDKGLAPRHVDLRPFVLTGSSHTTIVPGGLTRVALKEGSLVVNSSQGGGTKDTWILSE; this is encoded by the coding sequence ATGGCAGTTGCGTTCGATGAGATGAACGGTCTCGGCGAGGACATCCGCCCGGCCTACCAGGAGCTCTCCCGCTGGCTCAAAGAGACCCCGCCAGACGCGCTCGAATATCGACGCCAGGAAGCGGAGCTCCTGTTCCGCCGGATCGGTATCACCTTCGCGGTCTATGGCGATGCCGAAGCCCAGGAGCGGCTGATCCCCTTCGACGTGATCCCGCGCATCATGTCGGCGAACGAATGGACGCTGCTGGAAAAGGGCCTCAAGCAGCGCGTGCTCGCGCTCAACATGTTCCTCAGGGACATCTATCACGGCCGTGACATCCTGCGCGCCAACGTCGTCCCCGAAGACCTGATCTTCCAGAACCCGGTGTTTCGGCCGGAGATGAACGGCCAGGACGTGCCGCACGACGTCTACGTCCACATCGCCGGCATCGACATCATCCGCACCGATCCGGAAAACTTCATCGTGCTGGAGGACAATGCACGCACGCCGTCCGGCGTGTCCTACATGCTGGAAAACCGCGAGATCATGATGCGGCTGTTTCCGGACCTGTTCGCGCGGCACCGTGTCGCGCCGGTGGAACGCTATCCGGATGAATTGCTGTCGGCGCTGCGCTCGGTAGCGCCGCACAGCGCTTCCGCCGAACCAACGGTCGCGCTGATGACGCCGGGCGTCTACAACTCGGCTTATTACGAGCACTCCTTCCTCGCCGACAAGCTCGGCATCGAGCTGGTCGAGGGCCGCGACCTCATCGTCAAGAACGATGAGGTCTTCATGCGTACCACCGAGGGGCTGAAGCGGGTCGATGTGATCTATCGCCGCGTCGATGACGATTTCCTCGATCCCCTCACCTTCCGCCCGGATTCGGCGCTCGGCGTGCCCGGGCTGATGTCGGCCTATGCAGCCGGCAACATCACGCTCGCCAACGCGGTCGGCACCGGCATCGCCGACGACAAGGCGATCTACTCCTACATGCCCGATATCGTGAAATTCTATCTCAGCGAGGAGCCGATCCTGAAGAACGTGCAGACCTGGCGCTGCCGCGAACCGCAGGATCTGTCCTACGTGCTCGACAACCTCGCCGATCTCGTCGTCAAGGAGGTGCACGGCTCCGGCGGCTACGGCATGCTGATCGGCCCGGCCGCCACCAAAGCGACCATCGAGGCATTCCGCGACAAGCTCAAGCGCGAGCCCGAAGGCTTCATTGCCCAGCCGACGCTGGCGCTATCCACCTGCCCGACCTGCACCGACAAGGGCCTCGCGCCCCGCCATGTCGACCTCAGGCCGTTCGTGCTGACCGGCAGCAGCCACACCACCATCGTGCCGGGCGGGCTGACCCGCGTCGCGCTGAAGGAAGGCTCGCTCGTGGTCAATTCGAGCCAGGGCGGCGGCACCAAGGACACCTGGATACTGAGTGAGTGA
- a CDS encoding molybdopterin-binding protein, with amino-acid sequence MSEIVTAGLLVIGDEILSGRTKDKNIGFIAEYLTNIGIDLKEVRVVADEEADIVSALDALRHRYTYVFTTGGIGPTHDDITADSVAKAFGVDIHHHPEVVARFRERWSGQDLNEARLRMARVPDGAELIQSATILAPGFKLGNVIVMAGIPTIMQAMMDIVAPTLKSGVRMLSDSVRADAREGDIGGPLRAIAEAHPDTIIGSYPFQDENKKPNTNLVVRSRDPEKLAAAMGAVKEMLKQVQAAQRKPAAG; translated from the coding sequence ATGAGCGAGATCGTCACGGCAGGACTTCTGGTGATCGGCGACGAGATCCTGTCCGGCCGGACCAAGGACAAGAATATTGGCTTCATCGCCGAGTACCTAACCAACATCGGCATCGACTTGAAGGAAGTGCGCGTCGTCGCCGACGAGGAGGCCGACATCGTCTCTGCTCTTGATGCGCTGCGGCATAGGTACACCTACGTGTTTACCACCGGCGGCATTGGGCCGACCCATGACGACATTACCGCCGACAGCGTGGCGAAGGCGTTCGGTGTCGATATCCACCATCATCCGGAGGTGGTGGCGCGGTTCAGGGAGCGCTGGAGCGGGCAGGATCTGAACGAGGCCCGGCTCAGGATGGCCCGCGTGCCCGACGGCGCCGAGCTGATCCAGAGCGCGACGATTCTGGCGCCTGGCTTCAAGCTCGGCAATGTCATCGTGATGGCCGGCATCCCGACGATCATGCAGGCGATGATGGACATCGTGGCGCCCACCCTGAAGTCCGGCGTGCGCATGCTGTCGGATTCGGTGCGGGCCGACGCGCGGGAGGGCGACATCGGCGGCCCGCTGCGGGCGATCGCGGAGGCACATCCCGACACGATCATCGGCAGCTATCCGTTCCAGGACGAGAACAAGAAGCCGAACACCAATCTGGTGGTGCGCTCGCGCGATCCGGAAAAGCTTGCGGCGGCGATGGGCGCCGTAAAAGAGATGTTGAAGCAGGTACAGGCTGCGCAGAGGAAGCCAGCGGCGGGTTGA